In Streptomyces sp. DG2A-72, one genomic interval encodes:
- a CDS encoding TetR/AcrR family transcriptional regulator → MVTSRWTAAPAQTASFRRRGAVLERAILDATLDQLSTVGWNGLTMEGVAAGAQTGKAAVYRRWPSKEDLVADALRAGLPSFEAAPNLGSVRDDLLQLCRQARDAMYSRPGFALRSVIHECDNIQAERFHGVIIKGVVEPTIQLLREVIDRGIDRGEVRADAANGYVVDAIPAMMMYRSKMCASEWNDHEIEEMVDQLMVPLLRPYGL, encoded by the coding sequence ATGGTTACTTCGCGCTGGACGGCCGCCCCCGCTCAGACGGCTTCCTTCCGCCGGCGCGGCGCCGTGCTCGAACGAGCAATCCTCGACGCCACGTTGGATCAGCTCAGTACGGTCGGCTGGAACGGCCTCACGATGGAGGGTGTCGCCGCGGGCGCCCAGACCGGAAAGGCCGCGGTCTACCGTCGCTGGCCGTCCAAGGAGGATCTCGTCGCGGATGCGCTGAGGGCCGGGCTGCCGAGCTTCGAGGCGGCGCCCAACCTCGGGAGCGTGCGCGACGATCTGCTGCAGCTGTGTCGCCAGGCGCGCGACGCGATGTACTCGCGGCCCGGTTTCGCCTTGCGTTCGGTGATTCACGAATGCGACAACATTCAGGCGGAGCGCTTCCACGGGGTGATCATCAAGGGTGTCGTGGAACCGACCATCCAGTTGCTTCGAGAGGTCATCGACCGTGGAATCGATCGAGGCGAGGTGCGGGCCGACGCGGCCAACGGATACGTCGTCGACGCCATCCCGGCGATGATGATGTACCGATCGAAGATGTGCGCAAGCGAATGGAATGATCATGAGATCGAGGAGATGGTCGACCAGCTGATGGTCCCGCTGCTGCGGCCGTACGGGCTCTGA
- a CDS encoding ribonuclease HII yields the protein MPYEPPTHTVERSLRATTGAKVIAGVDEVGRGAWAGPVTVCAAITGLRRPPEGLTDSKLLTVKRRAALAEVLLKWVTSYSLGHASPEEIDELGMTAALRLAALRALENLPVRPEAVILDGKHDYLGAPWKVRTVIKGDQSCVAVAAASVIAKVQRDKMMAELGIDHADFGFADNAGYPSPVHKAALEERGPTPYHRLSWAYLDALPQWRHLKKVRNWVDGSVPEIEGQLGFDF from the coding sequence ATGCCGTACGAACCACCTACTCACACCGTCGAGCGCTCCCTTCGCGCCACGACCGGAGCGAAGGTCATTGCCGGTGTCGACGAGGTGGGGCGCGGCGCGTGGGCCGGCCCCGTCACCGTCTGCGCCGCGATCACCGGACTGCGGCGGCCCCCCGAAGGCCTCACCGACTCCAAGCTGCTCACCGTCAAGCGCCGTGCCGCACTTGCCGAGGTGCTCCTCAAGTGGGTGACGTCGTATTCCCTGGGGCACGCCTCTCCTGAGGAGATCGACGAACTGGGCATGACGGCAGCGCTACGCCTGGCGGCGCTGCGCGCGCTGGAGAACCTGCCGGTCCGTCCCGAAGCCGTGATTCTCGACGGGAAGCACGACTATCTTGGCGCGCCCTGGAAGGTTCGCACGGTGATCAAGGGGGACCAGTCCTGTGTGGCGGTTGCGGCGGCCTCGGTGATCGCCAAGGTTCAGCGCGACAAAATGATGGCCGAACTGGGTATCGACCATGCAGACTTCGGTTTTGCGGACAATGCCGGGTACCCGTCGCCCGTGCACAAGGCCGCGCTGGAGGAGCGGGGACCCACCCCGTACCACCGGTTGTCGTGGGCGTATCTTGATGCGCTGCCCCAGTGGCGGCACCTCAAGAAGGTCCGCAACTGGGTGGACGGAAGCGTTCCGGAGATCGAGGGGCAGCTCGGCTTCGACTTCTGA
- a CDS encoding RecQ family ATP-dependent DNA helicase produces MEHTSNADLRAAADAVLARLVGDATGAARLREDQWRAIEALVADRRRALVVQRTGWGKSAVYFVATSLLRARGSGPTVIVSPLLALMRNQVEAAARAGIHARTINSSNTEEWDMVQSEIAAGEVDVLLVSPERLNNPDFRDQVLPKLAAATGLLVVDEAHCISDWGHDFRPDYRRLRTMLMDLPLGVPVLATTATANARVTADVAEQLGTGGTSDALVLRGPLDRESLSLSVLRLPDAAHRMAWLADHIDELPGSGIIYTLTVAAAEEVTAFLRQRGHTVAPYTGRTENADRQQAEEDLIANRVKALVATSALGMGFDKPDLGFVVHLGSPSSPIAYYQQVGRAGRGVEHAEVLLLPGKEDEAIWEYFASLAFPSEDLVRRTLDVLARAERPLSLPALEPLVELRRSRLETMLKVLDVDGAVKRVKGGWIATGQPWTYEAERYDWVARQRKAEQQAMREYASATGCRMEFLQRQLDDEGAKPCGRCDNCAGARFTADMSPAALDAARDDLGRAGVEVEPRRMWPTGLPTIGVDLKGRIPVGEQAAPGRALGRLSDIGWGNRLRPMLAPHASDAPVPDDVAKAVVGVLADWAKGPGGWAPGATDAQARPVGVVTMASRSRPQLINSLGVRISEVGRLPLLGSVEYTGDGYQVSRSNSAQRLKALDGVLTVPPALASALSGIGGPVLLVDDFTETGWTLAVAARMLRRAGAQGVLPLVLAVQG; encoded by the coding sequence ATGGAGCACACGAGCAACGCGGATCTCCGGGCGGCCGCCGACGCGGTCCTCGCCCGCCTCGTCGGGGACGCCACAGGCGCGGCCAGGCTGCGCGAGGACCAGTGGCGGGCGATCGAGGCGTTGGTGGCGGACAGACGCCGGGCCCTCGTCGTCCAGCGCACGGGGTGGGGCAAGTCGGCGGTGTACTTCGTCGCTACCTCGTTGCTCCGCGCCCGGGGCAGCGGCCCCACCGTGATCGTCTCCCCGCTGCTCGCGCTGATGCGCAACCAGGTCGAGGCCGCGGCCCGTGCCGGTATCCACGCGCGGACCATCAACTCCTCCAACACCGAGGAATGGGACATGGTCCAGAGCGAGATCGCCGCGGGCGAGGTCGATGTCCTGCTGGTCAGCCCGGAGCGGCTCAACAACCCGGACTTCCGCGACCAGGTGCTGCCCAAACTCGCCGCCGCGACCGGACTCCTCGTGGTCGACGAGGCGCACTGCATCTCCGACTGGGGTCACGACTTCCGCCCGGACTACCGACGGCTTCGCACGATGCTGATGGACCTCCCGCTCGGTGTGCCGGTGCTCGCGACCACGGCCACCGCCAACGCCCGTGTGACCGCCGACGTCGCCGAACAACTCGGCACCGGGGGCACGTCGGACGCCCTGGTGCTGCGCGGGCCGCTGGACCGGGAGAGCCTGAGCCTGAGCGTGCTCCGGCTGCCGGATGCCGCGCACCGGATGGCCTGGCTCGCCGACCACATCGACGAGTTGCCGGGCTCCGGAATCATCTACACGCTCACCGTGGCCGCCGCCGAGGAGGTCACCGCCTTCCTGCGACAGCGCGGACACACCGTCGCCCCGTACACGGGCAGGACGGAGAACGCCGACCGGCAGCAGGCCGAGGAGGACCTGATCGCCAACCGGGTCAAGGCGCTGGTCGCCACCTCCGCGCTCGGCATGGGCTTCGACAAGCCCGACCTCGGATTCGTGGTGCACCTGGGCTCGCCCTCGTCGCCCATCGCCTACTACCAGCAGGTGGGCCGAGCGGGACGCGGCGTCGAGCACGCCGAAGTACTCCTGCTCCCGGGCAAGGAGGACGAGGCGATCTGGGAGTACTTCGCCTCGCTCGCCTTCCCGTCGGAGGACCTGGTGCGGCGCACGCTCGACGTCCTCGCGCGTGCGGAGCGCCCTCTTTCGCTGCCCGCTCTGGAGCCGTTGGTGGAGCTGCGCCGGTCCCGCCTGGAGACCATGCTCAAGGTCCTCGACGTGGACGGGGCGGTCAAGCGGGTCAAGGGCGGCTGGATCGCGACCGGGCAGCCGTGGACGTACGAGGCGGAGCGGTACGACTGGGTGGCCCGACAGCGCAAGGCCGAACAGCAGGCGATGCGTGAGTACGCGTCGGCGACAGGCTGCCGTATGGAGTTCCTGCAACGCCAGCTGGACGACGAAGGGGCAAAGCCCTGCGGACGCTGCGACAACTGCGCGGGCGCGCGCTTCACCGCCGACATGTCCCCGGCCGCTCTGGACGCCGCGCGCGACGACCTCGGCCGGGCGGGTGTCGAGGTGGAACCGCGCAGGATGTGGCCGACCGGGCTGCCGACGATCGGCGTCGATCTCAAGGGCCGCATTCCCGTCGGTGAGCAGGCCGCGCCCGGCAGGGCTCTCGGACGGCTGTCGGACATCGGCTGGGGCAACCGACTCCGGCCGATGCTGGCCCCGCACGCCTCGGACGCCCCGGTACCGGACGACGTGGCAAAGGCTGTCGTCGGCGTGCTGGCCGACTGGGCCAAGGGGCCCGGCGGCTGGGCCCCCGGGGCGACGGATGCCCAGGCGCGTCCCGTCGGTGTCGTCACCATGGCCTCGCGCTCCCGGCCGCAACTGATCAACTCCCTCGGCGTACGCATCTCGGAGGTGGGCCGACTGCCACTGCTGGGCTCCGTCGAGTACACGGGCGACGGGTATCAGGTATCACGGAGCAACAGCGCCCAGCGGCTCAAGGCACTCGACGGCGTGCTGACGGTGCCACCGGCCCTCGCCTCTGCCCTGTCCGGCATCGGGGGTCCCGTCCTCCTGGTGGACGACTTCACCGAGACCGGTTGGACACTCGCGGTCGCAGCCCGCATGCTCCGGCGTGCCGGCGCCCAGGGAGTGCTACCGCTGGTCCTGGCAGTCCAGGGTTGA
- a CDS encoding DUF4192 domain-containing protein, translating to MTNHSEATGSPENEDMAGHEGLDAHGARDEPGGGHDPFGPGQTRGPHGPDGCNAPEAYSAPDAHNPPDLCDGHPGEHQVTLRTPAELADALPYLLGYRPEDSVVLVALHDRGGRGRFGGRARLGIPANPDDWPSAARQLAHGLVTGSERRGARPEQLVAYVCQEPANGESGRQVMERLQPLAQRLRVECGLLDVPVIEALCISDGRFWSYCCVNRRCCPPEGTPMGLPGTSVLAAAATYAGLQVRGSLRELRARLLPWETAAALEQEVALDAAGMSLVPRILDDESRAGVAQETLDLARQVMSRLAEAPSVSGTVMADLRDDGLLGHDEAATLILGLQDRTTRDRAAEWMEGDESGPALRLWRALARRCVGPYSEHAAAPLTLAGWVAWSTGDDLEAREALAMALGADPGYLFARLLHQACNEGLDPESIRRCLRAERDGREPMRAGSAEVTQEPALSEAAEPDPCAAPTSASASRRRRRARPASASDDSPRSAKPKAREPRPKPSRPRTTAAGVTRQVAARAGGTRTRASAKGTAHGTGNPGDLRAEGDSQEGDT from the coding sequence ATGACGAATCACAGCGAAGCGACTGGATCTCCTGAAAACGAGGACATGGCCGGGCATGAGGGGCTCGATGCGCACGGCGCGAGGGACGAGCCCGGCGGAGGACACGATCCCTTCGGCCCCGGCCAGACCCGCGGCCCCCACGGCCCTGACGGGTGCAACGCACCTGAGGCGTACAGCGCCCCTGACGCGCACAACCCACCCGACCTGTGCGACGGCCATCCCGGCGAGCACCAGGTCACCCTCCGCACCCCGGCCGAACTGGCCGACGCCCTGCCGTATCTGCTCGGCTACCGCCCAGAGGACAGCGTCGTCCTGGTCGCCCTCCACGACAGGGGCGGCCGCGGACGCTTCGGCGGCCGGGCCCGACTCGGCATTCCCGCGAACCCGGACGACTGGCCGTCCGCGGCCCGGCAGCTGGCCCACGGGCTGGTGACGGGCAGCGAGCGCCGGGGCGCCCGCCCGGAACAGTTGGTCGCCTACGTCTGCCAGGAACCGGCGAACGGGGAATCCGGCCGCCAGGTCATGGAACGCCTGCAGCCGCTGGCTCAACGTCTGCGCGTCGAGTGCGGTCTGCTGGATGTGCCGGTGATCGAGGCACTGTGCATCTCGGACGGTCGCTTCTGGTCGTACTGCTGCGTGAACAGGCGATGCTGCCCGCCTGAAGGCACGCCCATGGGCCTGCCAGGGACCTCCGTGCTGGCCGCCGCTGCCACATATGCGGGCCTCCAGGTACGCGGCTCCCTGCGCGAACTGCGGGCCAGGCTCCTGCCCTGGGAAACGGCGGCCGCTCTGGAGCAGGAGGTTGCTCTGGACGCCGCCGGTATGAGCCTCGTCCCCCGAATCCTCGACGACGAGAGCAGGGCGGGTGTGGCCCAGGAGACGCTCGATCTTGCCCGGCAGGTCATGAGCCGTCTGGCCGAAGCCCCGTCCGTGTCCGGCACGGTCATGGCCGACCTGCGCGACGACGGACTGCTCGGACACGACGAAGCCGCGACGCTGATTCTCGGCCTGCAGGACCGTACGACGCGTGATCGAGCGGCCGAGTGGATGGAGGGCGACGAGTCCGGTCCGGCGCTGCGCCTCTGGCGAGCCCTGGCCCGCCGCTGCGTCGGCCCGTACAGCGAACATGCCGCGGCGCCGCTCACGCTTGCCGGGTGGGTCGCCTGGTCGACGGGCGACGACCTCGAGGCCAGGGAAGCCCTCGCGATGGCGCTCGGCGCGGACCCCGGTTACCTCTTCGCCCGTCTGCTGCACCAGGCCTGCAACGAGGGGCTGGACCCGGAGTCGATCCGCCGCTGCCTGCGTGCGGAACGCGATGGTCGTGAGCCGATGCGAGCCGGCAGCGCGGAGGTCACGCAGGAGCCGGCGCTGAGCGAGGCCGCCGAGCCGGACCCGTGCGCCGCTCCCACATCGGCGTCAGCCTCACGCCGCCGACGCCGTGCAAGGCCTGCGAGTGCAAGCGACGACTCACCTCGCTCCGCGAAGCCCAAGGCGCGAGAGCCGAGGCCGAAGCCCTCCCGGCCGCGCACGACGGCTGCGGGGGTTACGCGCCAGGTGGCTGCTCGTGCGGGCGGCACGCGCACGCGTGCCTCAGCCAAGGGAACGGCCCATGGCACCGGCAATCCGGGAGACCTGCGTGCCGAGGGCGACAGCCAAGAGGGAGACACGTGA